Proteins found in one Takifugu rubripes chromosome 17, fTakRub1.2, whole genome shotgun sequence genomic segment:
- the rasal3 gene encoding RAS protein activator like-3 isoform X1, with amino-acid sequence MGTEENQLEPAAQQPPKEPEEKDESPTCDTSDPLNTYRWHTGSRGGLDQAREESSPTSTLGRLQKASSNKWSKMQTWRKALSEEHPDKNPPSGKGGEGARTKGTMKNPFKRALSEPLGARLATLAPSPSSAPPADPAGASGASSPAAAAADPPQRGGGGMLFRKYLRTVSQKLKLQSRWSTSNLLPDENEASSVAQTSCTLPRLQWAPAQDVPLWDITNCVLEDGQILISPEEEPMMWTRTRVSSCVLNLSLQNLVDDAECSPDHMGAPGGPRAKNQDGGVRALIKRRLENRAKRSSSSQAGALGLNKGSRHHGSRESVSIPISAFGSLDLSADSSTVIRPVHSSILGEKYCFEVISSENTHCFGCSSAAERDRWIEDLRRAAQPNKDNVQRTENSLSLWVNEAKDLPAKRRYYCELHLDGTLFARTTSRAVGKPSHRSSLVGEATAGASGGLVAGGGAAGGCQLFWGELFELDNLPCISQITLHLFREEDPKKKRHSREEASFHPLGSVAIPLNEIRGRAYQEKWYPIIPYKAPASTGSKDLLGPQASLRIKARFQNLKVLPMEKYKEFAEYLTMDYVEMCRCLEPLLNVKEKEEMAGALVHMLQSIGKAKEFLIDLGGAEVERLGQKEALIFRENTLATKAIDDYMKLVGQKYLIDTLGDFINRLYASGENCEVDPRKCSAAELSNNQKHLMDACEEVVQKILSIQGPFPEELNKIFSSWGELCEDQGRPEIGQRLISASLFLRFLCPAILSPSLFGLTQPYPEPNTLRTLTLTAKVIQNLANFTLFGEKEEYMLFMNEFLQQHWDGMRVFLQTVSSLDSEIPTTSFDGYVDLPLRLAVLHGLLVDIIYQRDQDTVDKLHPLPLILNQITDCLGPEVHHIKVMSQTTKPEYIAPKDLRDYSPHHPSLQQLTCEAKVTHDGRRSMRQRKPVTRTQSAPHRRPGHPRHLLKRQTSSEALPTADQEQESETHQPCITSPKSSGSVKRAHEPVPWIKVSQNRESSERKTENEQLNVLDRHAQELLELRLGIEQVTERELDMAKRLEDFINQSQDQNALLQAEVRDLQNLLAAKEEQLASATFRLGVIEEEREEDERKLSVAVAAAERMSVLEEQFAGLLRDLEKLTEAYNAGHNNTQAS; translated from the exons ATGGGCACAGAGGAGAACCAGCTGGAgcctgcagctcagcagccgCCCAAGGAGCCAGAGGAGAAGGACGAGTCTCCCACCTGTGACACCTCTGATCCGCTCAACACCTACAGGTGGCACACCGGCTCCCGGGGAGGCCTGGACCAGGCCAGAGAGGAATCGTCTCCCACATCCACGCTGGGTAGGCTTCAGAAGGCCTCCAGCAACAAATGGAGCAAAATGCAAACCTGGCGCAAAGCCCTCAGCGAGGAGCACCCCGATAAAAACCCCCCCAGCGGGAAGGGTGGCGAGGGAGCCAGGACAAAAGGAACCATGAAGAACCCCTTCAAGAGGGCCTTGTCTGAGCCCCTGGGCGCCAGGTTGGCTACCCTGGCACCTTCCCCCAGCTCCGCTCCTCCAGCAGACCCGGCCGGGGCCTCGGGGGCCTCCTCtcccgccgccgctgccgccgacCCCCcacagcgaggaggaggcggaaTGCTCTTCAGGAAGTACCTGAGGACGGTGTCCCAGAAGCTCAAGCTGCAGAGTCGCTGGAGCACCTCAAACCTACTTCCAG ATGAAAACGAGGCATCGTCAGTCGCACAAACCAGCTGCACACTCCCGAGGTTGCAATGGGCCCCCGCACAGGATGTCCCACTGTGGGACATCACCAACTGTGTCCTCGAGGACGGACAAATCCTGATTTCACCAGAGGAAGAG cCAATGATGTGGACCAGAACCCGTGTCAGCAGCTGTGTGCTGAACCTCAGCCTGCAGAATCTAGTGGACGATGCAg agTGTAGTCCTGACCACATGGGTGCACCTGGAGGTCCGCGAGCCAAGAATCAGGATGGCGgcgtgagg GCGCTGATCAAGAGGCGTCTGGAGAACAGGgccaagaggagcagcagcagtcaggccGGCGCTCTGGGACTCAACAAAGGAAGCAG GCACCATGGATCCAGAGAGTCGGTATCTATTCCCATCAGTGCTTTTGGAAGTCTGGACCTGAGTGCAGACTCCAGCACTGTCATCAGACCGGTCCACAGCTCCATTCTTGGGGAGAAGTACTGCTTTGAG GTGATCAGCTCTGAAAACACCCACTGCTtcggctgctcctctgctgcagagcgGGACCGTTGGATCGAAGACCTGAGGCGGGCTGCTCAGCCCAACAAG GATAATGTTCAGCGCACAGAAAACTCTCTCAGTCTGTGGGTGAATGAAGCCAAAGATCTTCCTGCCAAGCGCCGCTACTACTGTGAGCTGCACCTGGATGGGACCCTGTTTGCTCGCACCACCAGCCGGGCCGTTGGCAAGCCCTCGCACCGCTCCAGCCTGGTGGGAGAGGCCACTGCCGGGGCTTCGGGAGGTCTGGTGGCAGGCGGAGGGGCGGCTGGAGGGTGTCAGTTGTTCTGGGGTGAATTGTTTGAGCTTGACAACCTGCCCTGCATCTCTCAAATCACCCTGCACCTCTTCCGCGAAGAAGACCCCAAGAAAAAGCGTCACTCCCGAGAAGAGGCTAGCTTCCACCCTCTAGGCAGCGTGGCCATACCTCTGAATGAGATCCGAGGACGAGCATATCAGGAAAAGTGGTACCCCATCATTCCATACAAAGCCCCAGCTTCAACGGGGAGCAAAGACCTTTTGGGGCCACAGGCTTCACTCCGGATTAAGGCTCGTTTTCAGAATCTGAAAGTGCTGCCAATGGAGAAGTACAAAGAGTTTGCCGAATATTTAACAATGGATTATGTGGAGATGTGCAGATGTCTGGAGCCTCTTCTGAAtgtgaaggagaaagaggagatggCTGGAGCACTGGTGCACATGCTGCAGAGCATTGGAAAAGCCAAG GAGTTCCTGATCGACCTGGGCGGTGCTGAGGTGGAGCGTCTCGGACAGAAGGAGGCATTGATCTTCAGAGAGAACACACTGGCCACTAAAGCCATAGATGATTACATGAAGCTGGTTGGCCAGAAGTACCTCATCGATACCCTTG GAGATTTTATCAATCGCCTTTATGCCTCGGGGGAGAATTGCGAGGTGGACCCACGTAAGTGTAGTGCAGCTGAACTTTCAAACAACCAGAAGCACCTGATGGACGCCTGTGAGGAGGTGGTGCAAAAGATTCTTTCCATACAGGG ACCATTTCCTGAAGAATTAAACAAGATCTTCTCCAGCTGGGGGGAGCTTTGTGAAGACCAGGGTAGACCAGAGATTGGCCAGCGTCTCATCTCCGCTTCCCTCTTCCTTCGCTTCCTTTGTCCAGCGATCCTTAGCCCTTCTCTCTTTGGTTTGACGCAGCCTTACCCAGAGCCGAACACCCTGCGTACGCTCACCCTCACGGCCAAAGTCATTCAGAACCTGGCCAACTTCACCCT GTttggggagaaggaggagtacaTGCTCTTCATGAACgagttcctgcagcagcactgggaTGGGATGCGGGTCTTTCTACAAACGGTCTCGAGTTTGGACTCCGAGATCCCGACGACTTCTTTTGATGGCTATGTGGACCTACCTCTGCGCCTGGCTGTGTTGCACGGCCTGCTAGTAGACATTATTTACCAGCGAGACCAG GATACAGTGGACAAGCTCCATCCTCTGCCTTTAATTTTGAACCAGATTACAGATTGCCTGGGCCCTGAGGTTCATCACATCAAAGTTATGAG TCAAACAACCAAACCAGAGTACATTGCTCCTAAAGACCTGAGGGACTACAGCCCTCATCATCCCTCACTTCAACAGCTTACTTGTGAGGCCAAGGTGACGCACGATGG gaggaggagtatgAGACAGAGGAAACCAGTGACAAGAACCCAGAGTGCTCCACACAGACGTCCAGGTCACCCCAGACATCTCCTGAAGAGGCAGACAAGTTCTGAGGCTCTTCCAACAGCTGACCAGGAACAAGAGTCAGAAACGCATCAGCCATGTATCACATCCCCCAAATCA TCTGGGAGTGTCAAACGCGCGCATGAACCAGTTCCCTGGATTAAAGTCAGTCAGAACAGGGAGTCCAGCGAGAGGAAGACCGAGAACGAGCAGCTGAATGTCCTGGACAGG CATGCACAAGAGCTTTTGGAGCTGCGTCTGGGAATAGAGCAGGTGACTGAACGTGAGCTGGACATGGCAAAGCGTCTGGAAGACTTCATTAACCAGAGTCAGGACCAGAATGCtttgctgcaggctgaggtTAGGGACCTCCAGAACCTCCTGGCTGCTAAAGAAGAGCAGCTTGCTAGCGCCACCTTTAG ACTGGGTGTGAttgaagaggagagggaggaagatgagcgGAAGCTGAGCGTCGCCGTTGCAGCAGCCGAGCGAATGAGTGTCCTG GAGGAACAGTTTGCAGGACTACTGAGAGACCTAGAGAAGCTCACTGAGGCCTACAACGCCGGGCACAACAACACCCAGGCCTCTTAA
- the rasal3 gene encoding disabled homolog 2-interacting protein isoform X2: protein MGFRRWIVCGGALECSPDHMGAPGGPRAKNQDGGVRALIKRRLENRAKRSSSSQAGALGLNKGSRHHGSRESVSIPISAFGSLDLSADSSTVIRPVHSSILGEKYCFEVISSENTHCFGCSSAAERDRWIEDLRRAAQPNKDNVQRTENSLSLWVNEAKDLPAKRRYYCELHLDGTLFARTTSRAVGKPSHRSSLVGEATAGASGGLVAGGGAAGGCQLFWGELFELDNLPCISQITLHLFREEDPKKKRHSREEASFHPLGSVAIPLNEIRGRAYQEKWYPIIPYKAPASTGSKDLLGPQASLRIKARFQNLKVLPMEKYKEFAEYLTMDYVEMCRCLEPLLNVKEKEEMAGALVHMLQSIGKAKEFLIDLGGAEVERLGQKEALIFRENTLATKAIDDYMKLVGQKYLIDTLGDFINRLYASGENCEVDPRKCSAAELSNNQKHLMDACEEVVQKILSIQGPFPEELNKIFSSWGELCEDQGRPEIGQRLISASLFLRFLCPAILSPSLFGLTQPYPEPNTLRTLTLTAKVIQNLANFTLFGEKEEYMLFMNEFLQQHWDGMRVFLQTVSSLDSEIPTTSFDGYVDLPLRLAVLHGLLVDIIYQRDQDTVDKLHPLPLILNQITDCLGPEVHHIKVMSQTTKPEYIAPKDLRDYSPHHPSLQQLTCEAKVTHDGRRSMRQRKPVTRTQSAPHRRPGHPRHLLKRQTSSEALPTADQEQESETHQPCITSPKSSGSVKRAHEPVPWIKVSQNRESSERKTENEQLNVLDRHAQELLELRLGIEQVTERELDMAKRLEDFINQSQDQNALLQAEVRDLQNLLAAKEEQLASATFRLGVIEEEREEDERKLSVAVAAAERMSVLEEQFAGLLRDLEKLTEAYNAGHNNTQAS from the exons ATGGGCTTTAGACGCTGGATCGTGTGTGGTGGGGCGCTGG agTGTAGTCCTGACCACATGGGTGCACCTGGAGGTCCGCGAGCCAAGAATCAGGATGGCGgcgtgagg GCGCTGATCAAGAGGCGTCTGGAGAACAGGgccaagaggagcagcagcagtcaggccGGCGCTCTGGGACTCAACAAAGGAAGCAG GCACCATGGATCCAGAGAGTCGGTATCTATTCCCATCAGTGCTTTTGGAAGTCTGGACCTGAGTGCAGACTCCAGCACTGTCATCAGACCGGTCCACAGCTCCATTCTTGGGGAGAAGTACTGCTTTGAG GTGATCAGCTCTGAAAACACCCACTGCTtcggctgctcctctgctgcagagcgGGACCGTTGGATCGAAGACCTGAGGCGGGCTGCTCAGCCCAACAAG GATAATGTTCAGCGCACAGAAAACTCTCTCAGTCTGTGGGTGAATGAAGCCAAAGATCTTCCTGCCAAGCGCCGCTACTACTGTGAGCTGCACCTGGATGGGACCCTGTTTGCTCGCACCACCAGCCGGGCCGTTGGCAAGCCCTCGCACCGCTCCAGCCTGGTGGGAGAGGCCACTGCCGGGGCTTCGGGAGGTCTGGTGGCAGGCGGAGGGGCGGCTGGAGGGTGTCAGTTGTTCTGGGGTGAATTGTTTGAGCTTGACAACCTGCCCTGCATCTCTCAAATCACCCTGCACCTCTTCCGCGAAGAAGACCCCAAGAAAAAGCGTCACTCCCGAGAAGAGGCTAGCTTCCACCCTCTAGGCAGCGTGGCCATACCTCTGAATGAGATCCGAGGACGAGCATATCAGGAAAAGTGGTACCCCATCATTCCATACAAAGCCCCAGCTTCAACGGGGAGCAAAGACCTTTTGGGGCCACAGGCTTCACTCCGGATTAAGGCTCGTTTTCAGAATCTGAAAGTGCTGCCAATGGAGAAGTACAAAGAGTTTGCCGAATATTTAACAATGGATTATGTGGAGATGTGCAGATGTCTGGAGCCTCTTCTGAAtgtgaaggagaaagaggagatggCTGGAGCACTGGTGCACATGCTGCAGAGCATTGGAAAAGCCAAG GAGTTCCTGATCGACCTGGGCGGTGCTGAGGTGGAGCGTCTCGGACAGAAGGAGGCATTGATCTTCAGAGAGAACACACTGGCCACTAAAGCCATAGATGATTACATGAAGCTGGTTGGCCAGAAGTACCTCATCGATACCCTTG GAGATTTTATCAATCGCCTTTATGCCTCGGGGGAGAATTGCGAGGTGGACCCACGTAAGTGTAGTGCAGCTGAACTTTCAAACAACCAGAAGCACCTGATGGACGCCTGTGAGGAGGTGGTGCAAAAGATTCTTTCCATACAGGG ACCATTTCCTGAAGAATTAAACAAGATCTTCTCCAGCTGGGGGGAGCTTTGTGAAGACCAGGGTAGACCAGAGATTGGCCAGCGTCTCATCTCCGCTTCCCTCTTCCTTCGCTTCCTTTGTCCAGCGATCCTTAGCCCTTCTCTCTTTGGTTTGACGCAGCCTTACCCAGAGCCGAACACCCTGCGTACGCTCACCCTCACGGCCAAAGTCATTCAGAACCTGGCCAACTTCACCCT GTttggggagaaggaggagtacaTGCTCTTCATGAACgagttcctgcagcagcactgggaTGGGATGCGGGTCTTTCTACAAACGGTCTCGAGTTTGGACTCCGAGATCCCGACGACTTCTTTTGATGGCTATGTGGACCTACCTCTGCGCCTGGCTGTGTTGCACGGCCTGCTAGTAGACATTATTTACCAGCGAGACCAG GATACAGTGGACAAGCTCCATCCTCTGCCTTTAATTTTGAACCAGATTACAGATTGCCTGGGCCCTGAGGTTCATCACATCAAAGTTATGAG TCAAACAACCAAACCAGAGTACATTGCTCCTAAAGACCTGAGGGACTACAGCCCTCATCATCCCTCACTTCAACAGCTTACTTGTGAGGCCAAGGTGACGCACGATGG gaggaggagtatgAGACAGAGGAAACCAGTGACAAGAACCCAGAGTGCTCCACACAGACGTCCAGGTCACCCCAGACATCTCCTGAAGAGGCAGACAAGTTCTGAGGCTCTTCCAACAGCTGACCAGGAACAAGAGTCAGAAACGCATCAGCCATGTATCACATCCCCCAAATCA TCTGGGAGTGTCAAACGCGCGCATGAACCAGTTCCCTGGATTAAAGTCAGTCAGAACAGGGAGTCCAGCGAGAGGAAGACCGAGAACGAGCAGCTGAATGTCCTGGACAGG CATGCACAAGAGCTTTTGGAGCTGCGTCTGGGAATAGAGCAGGTGACTGAACGTGAGCTGGACATGGCAAAGCGTCTGGAAGACTTCATTAACCAGAGTCAGGACCAGAATGCtttgctgcaggctgaggtTAGGGACCTCCAGAACCTCCTGGCTGCTAAAGAAGAGCAGCTTGCTAGCGCCACCTTTAG ACTGGGTGTGAttgaagaggagagggaggaagatgagcgGAAGCTGAGCGTCGCCGTTGCAGCAGCCGAGCGAATGAGTGTCCTG GAGGAACAGTTTGCAGGACTACTGAGAGACCTAGAGAAGCTCACTGAGGCCTACAACGCCGGGCACAACAACACCCAGGCCTCTTAA
- the trim25 gene encoding E3 ubiquitin/ISG15 ligase TRIM25, which produces MAGLLQLEEDLSCSICLSTFDCPVTVPCGHNFCNNCLLLTWADCCSFSCPQCRAVFPTRPDLKKNTVLSTIVESFSSKMADKMEAKLSGEPTKVEKDGVILCDTCMETEASKTCLTCMASFCEEHLKPHRMNPVFSLHPLVEPVRNLFEWTCQNHHKLMEFFCSQHGQVICSLCHQQDHKGCCVISAEEQRNLKKAYFKDQLDFLDKKRVQNEKVIGEMSMLPESLQNSATSTKKALAAEYQRIRDMLTQEEQNALLAVDHEVQNGHVKIKTLMKKFTSNISTISKAKEHIQSVLKEPQTLAFLQASFDLPPAAKFDPHTPRINLDSPNVKLSKDFATSLNQFLTESFKMTPEARLGRLKIAGVAEEKSTPVPPAKAAAKKNKQMKKDLSKSMENLLNMKEMLSGLHVASASKLGAGPQEALDITSVKDPHELLIYARTLTLDRTTANKRIVMSDGYTRATVADQPLNYPNCPQRFTVCSQVLGSTGFNTGRHYWEVLLSSNNFIGIGLTYQDIDRGGLSSRLGRNSVSWCIEWLNNKLSAWHDTKETVLENTHPKCVGVLLDCEGGTATFYNVAKKATPFHSFVFHFAKAVYPAFWVFPGGSSLSLRRL; this is translated from the exons ATGGCCGGGCTgttgcagctggaggaggatctgTCCTGCAGCATCTGTCTGAGCACCTTCGACTGTCCCGTCACCGTCCCCTGTGgacacaacttctgcaacaatTGTCTCCTGCTGACCTGGGCAgactgctgcagcttcagctgccCCCAGTGTCGGGCCGTCTTCCCCACCAGACCGGACCTGAAGAAGAACACCGTCCTCAGCACCATCGTGGAGAGCTTCAGCTCCAAGATGGCCGACAAGATGGAGGCTAAACTGTCTGGAGAACCCACCAAAGTAGAGAAGGACGGCGTCATCCTGTGTGACACCTGTATGGAGACGGAAGCGTCCAAGACCTGCCTGACCTGCATGGCCTCTTTCTGTGAGGAGCACCTGAAGCCTCATCGGATGAACCCCGTGTTTTCTCTCCACCCGCTGGTTGAACCGGTCAGGAACCTGTTTGAGTGGACCTGCCAGAACCACCATAAACTGATGGAGTTCTTCTGCAGTCAGCATGGCCAAGTGATCTGCAGCCTGTGCCACCAGCAGGACCACAAAGGCTGCTGCGTCATCtctgctgaggagcagaggaacctCAAGAAG GCATATTTTAAGGACCAGTTAGATTTCTTGGACAAGAAGCGTGTGCAGAACGAAAAGGTCATCGGTGAAATGAGCATGTTACCAGAGAGCCTGCAG AACTCTGCCACCAGCACCAAGAAGGCCCTGGCCGCCGAGTACCAGCGGATCAGGGACATGCTGAcccaggaggagcagaacgCTCTGCTTGCTGTGGACCATGAGGTGCAGAACGGCCACGTCAAGATCAAGACTCTAATGAAGAAGTTCACTTCGaacatcagcaccatcagcaaAGCTAAAGAGCACATCCAGAGTGTGCTGAAAGAGCCTCAAACCTTGGCTTTTCTGCAG GCTTCTTTTGACCTCCCTCCAGCTGCAAAGTTCGACCCCCACACCCCTCGCATCAACCTGGACTCCCCAAACGTGAAACTGTCGAAGGATTTTGCTACTTCGCTCAATCAGTTTCTGACCGAGAGCTTCAAAATGACCCCGGAGGCCAGACTGGGGAGACTCAAAATAGCTG GTGTTGCAGAAGAAAAGAGCACTCCAGTTCCTCCAGCCAAGGCAGCAGCAAAGAAGAATAAACAAA TGAAGAAGGATCTGAGCAAGTCAATGGAGAACCTTTTGAACATGAAGGAGATGTTATCAGGTCTTCATGTTGCTTCAGCCTCCAAACTGGGAGCAG GACCTCAGGAGGCTCTAGATATAACTTCTGTCAAGGATCCCCATGAACTCCTGATAT ACGCCAGAACTCTGACTCTGGATCGGACGACAGCCAATAAACGCATCGTGATGAGCGACGGCTACACCAGGGCCACTGTGGCAGATCAGCCACTCAACTACCCCAACTGCCCTCAGCGCTTCACCGTCTGCTCCCAGGTCCTGGGCTCTACCGGGTTCAACACCGGCCGACATTACTGGGAGGTTCTGCTCAGTAGCAACAACTTCATTGGCATCGGCTTAACTTACCAAGACATCGATCGCGGAGGTCTGTCCAGCCGACTGGGCCGCAATTCCGTCTCCTGGTGCATCGAGTGGTTGAATAATAAGCTGTCGGCTTGGCATGACACCAAGGAGACCGTGTTGGAGAACACCCACCCCAAATGTGTGGGGGTTCTGTTGGACTGCGAAGGGGGCACTGCCACATTTTATAATGTAGCCAAAAAAGCCACCCCCTTCCACTCCTTCGTGTTCCACTTTGCTAAAGCCGTGTATCCAGCTTTCTGGGTTTTCCCCGGTGGCTCGTCCCTGTCTCTACGCCGCCTGTAG
- the dgke gene encoding diacylglycerol kinase epsilon has protein sequence MDPEEGDVRNEWPLLLWTSVAVMVPVLLTLWCSAQRSKWKSHRKEFFRQSKHGWHYTDLFSKPTYCCVCSQHILHGAFCDCCGVCADEQCLRRADHSLACKEIMAPCSPDGSMEHRWVRGNVPLASYCAVCKQQCGTQPKLCDLRCVWCQTTVHDDCIDALADHLCNLGEFHHLIIPPHYLYHVNKLRRRHPEEYAKLAPSRGSGWTPVLVLANTRSGNNMGEGLLGEFRTLLNPVQVFDLSRLTPSKALQLCTLLPPGSVRVLVCGGDGTVGWVLDAIDSMKLKGQDPFIPRVTILPLGTGNDLSNTLGWGAGYAGEIPVEQVLRNVLEAEVVRMDRWKVQVASKGAYFRKPKVLSMNNYFSVGPDALMALSFHTHREKTPSFFSSRIINKAVYFLYGTKDCLVQECKDLDKRIELELDGERLDLPSLEGIIVCNISYWGGGCRLWEGMGDEPCPPTRLDDGLLEVMGVFGSFHCAQIQVKLANPVRLGQAHTVRLLLKSSKMPMQVDGEPWAQGPCTITITHKTQALMLYHSAEQTDDDDGSSASETESATPQDSPRPPASRTTHNI, from the exons ATGGACCCAGAGGAGGGCGATGTGCGGAATGAGTGGCCCCTGCTGCTCTGGACCTCCGTGGCCGTCATGGTCCCGGTGCTGCTCACGCTGTGGTGCAGCGCGCAGCGATCCAAGTGGAAGAGCCACAGGAAGGAGTTCTTCCGCCAGAGCAAACACGGGTGGCACTACACGGACCTGTTCAGCAAGCCCACCTACTGCTGCGTGTGCTCGCAGCACATCCTCCACGGGGCTTTCTGCGACTGCTGCGGCGTGTGCGCGGACGAGCAATGCCTGCGCCGGGCCGACCACAGCCTGGCCTGCAAGGAGATCATGGCCCCCTGCAGTCCGGATGGGTCCATGGAGCACCGCTGGGTCCGCGGAAATGTGCCGCTCGCCAGCTACTGCGCGgtctgcaaacagcagtgcGGAACCCAGCCGAAGCTGTGCGACCTCAG gtgtgtgtggtgcCAGACCACAGTGCATGATGACTGCATAGACGCCCTGGCCGATCACCTGTGTAACCTGGGCGAGTTTCACCACCTCATCATCCCGCCTCACTACCTCTACCACGTGAACAAGCTGCGGCGCAGACACCCTGAGGAGTACGCCAAG TTGGCGCCGTCCCGCGGCAGCGGCTGGACGCCGGTTCTGGTCCTGGCCAACACTCGTAGTGGCAACAACatgggggaggggcttctggGAGAGTTCCGCACCCTCCTGAATCCTGTTCAG GTGTTTGACCTGTCTCGGTTGACCCCGTCCAAAGCGCTGCAGCTGTGCACCCTGCTGCCCCCCGGCAGCGTGCGGGTGTTGGTGTGCGGGGGCGACGGCACGGTGGGCTGGGTGCTGGACGCCATCGACTCCATGAAGCTGAAG GGTCAGGACCCGTTTATTCCCCGGGTCACCATCCTGCCCCTGGGGACAGGAAACGACCTGTCCAACACTCTAGGCTGGGGGGCAGGGTATGCAGGAGAGATCCCAGTGGAGCAGGTTCTCCGTAACGTCCTTGAAGCGGAGGTGGTCAGAATGGACAG GTGGAAAGTGCAAGTGGCCTCCAAAGGAGCCTACTTTCGTAAACCCAAG GTTCTGTCCATGAACAACTACTTCTCTGTGGGCCCCGACGCTCTCATGGCGCTCAGCTTCCACACGCACCGCGAGAAAACGCCATCTTTCTTCTCCAGCCGCATCATCAACAAG GCTGTGTATTTCCTCTATGGCACCAAGGACTGCTTGGTACAGGAATGTAAGGATCTGGATAAGAGGATAGAG ctggagctggatgGAGAGAGGCTGGACCTGCCCAGTTTGGAGGGCATCATCGTTTGTAACATCAGCTACTGGGGTGGGGGCTGCAGACTCTGGGAGGGCATGGGGGATGAACCGTGCCCACCCACCAG GTTGGACGatggcctgctggaggtgatGGGGGTCTTCGGGTCCTTCCACTGTGCCCAGATACAGGTGAAACTGGCCAATCCTGTACGACTGGGACAAGCTCACACCGTCAGG CTGCTTCTCAAGAGCTCCAAGATGCCCATGCAGGTGGACGGGGAGCCGTGGGCCCAGGGTCCctgcaccatcaccatcacccatAAGACCCAGGCCCTCATGCTGTATCACagtgcagagcagacagacgACGACGATGGATCCAGCGCCTCTGAGACGGAGAGCGCCACGCCCCAGGACTCTCCCAGGCCCCCGGCCTCCAGAACCACCCACAACATCTGA